Proteins from one Ictidomys tridecemlineatus isolate mIctTri1 chromosome 14, mIctTri1.hap1, whole genome shotgun sequence genomic window:
- the LOC101961924 gene encoding uncharacterized protein C8orf48, whose protein sequence is MAHLSDETAGSFTDEVESSDSLSPSGGQQSWPSSSGTESDDGKLAASLQEQTKQSELSDFKNDEKKLTQKWIHYLKDKKTNYEQNQPETKLQTEINGLSDEELNALQSFCTTKINLIHQRVDSKKKINRHKKLQFRCHPEPSEINALTCTVPDELLNRMYFENVRTTLKQVASAKQHITSQCPNCIRKKAELAQCTFLKQKKTLLKSVLLQEKVDEHIHTTDFLTHVGEAHQGLSRLSDDPKIIWKRLKEKTQTGYSCFERSDTKQKL, encoded by the coding sequence ATGGCTCACCTTTCTGATGAAACGGCCGGGTCCTTTACTGATGAGGTAGAGAGTTCTGATTCTCTCAGTCCCTCTGGAGGACAACAGTCCTGGCCCAGCTCCTCTGGGACAGAATCGGATGATGGAAAACTGGCTGCAAGCTTGCAAGAACAAACCAAGCAATCCGAgctttctgatttcaaaaatgACGAAAAGAAGTTGACTCAAAAATGGATCCACTATCTCAAGGACAAAAAAACTAACTACGAACAAAACCAACCAGAGACTAAACTTCAAACAGAAATCAATGGACTGTCCGACGAGGAACTGAATGCCCtgcagtctttttgcaccactaAGATAAACTTGATCCATCAAAGAGTGGACTCTAAAAAGAAGATCAACAGACACAAAAAGCTGCAGTTTAGATGCCATCCAGAGCCTTCAGAAATCAATGCCTTAACATGTACTGTTCCTGATGAACTTTtaaacagaatgtattttgaaaacGTGAGGACAACACTAAAACAGGTGGCATCTGCAAAGCAACACATTACTTCACAGTGTCCCAACTGTATTAGGAAAAAAGCAGAGCTGGCTCAGTGTACCTTCCTAAAGCAAAAGAAGACTTTACTGAAGTCAGTTCTCCTCCAAGAGAAAGTAGATGAACATATTCATACCACAGACTTTCTCACCCATGTTGGAGAAGCACATCAGGGTCTTTCCAGGCTTTCAGATGACCCTAAAATAATCTGGAAAAGACTGAAAGAGAAAACTCAGACTGGATACTCCTGTTTTGAAAGGTCAGATACCAAGCAGAAGTTGTAG